From the Oleiharenicola lentus genome, one window contains:
- a CDS encoding glycoside hydrolase family 43 protein, with the protein MKKISLLLLAGLVVSLAAAEFRYQNPISSGLDPLGVRDCQVFRDGDRWYMTATAWPHWPRQEAWGIFNPGVVLYSSDNLTDWKFEKVILPAPPAGSGKWYQRRFWAPEIHRIDGKYYALFNASNPDAGYPGQHTGYAVSDNLFGPYRVVTDEKPLSNGNDFTLFKDDDGKVWAFWNRGREFGIGYAQIDLATGRLLTEPQSAIQPDRVDYAMNPDGTPTMEPGYDGRPVRKVAKYYGWDSIGIEGAYVIKRNGTYYLFYSSWTRGYEIGYATAPAVTGPWAKHPEPFYGEQSEQACRKNGLPYTGDPASPFNQVGHNEIFTGPDGRLWLSCHGILKDQPERPMLVIDPLEFESDGRLRKNAPSHTPQVIRLK; encoded by the coding sequence ATGAAAAAAATCAGCCTTCTCCTGCTTGCCGGCCTCGTGGTCTCCCTGGCCGCCGCCGAGTTCCGCTATCAGAATCCGATCTCCTCCGGTCTTGATCCGCTGGGCGTGCGCGACTGCCAGGTCTTCCGCGACGGCGACCGCTGGTATATGACCGCCACCGCCTGGCCCCACTGGCCCCGGCAGGAGGCCTGGGGTATCTTCAATCCCGGCGTCGTGCTCTACTCTTCGGACAATCTCACCGATTGGAAATTCGAGAAGGTGATCTTGCCCGCCCCGCCCGCCGGTTCCGGCAAATGGTATCAACGCCGCTTCTGGGCTCCGGAGATCCATCGAATCGACGGAAAATACTACGCCCTCTTCAACGCCTCCAATCCCGATGCCGGCTATCCGGGCCAGCATACAGGTTACGCCGTGTCCGACAATCTCTTCGGCCCCTACCGCGTGGTCACGGACGAGAAACCGCTTTCGAATGGCAACGATTTCACGTTATTCAAGGACGACGACGGAAAGGTCTGGGCCTTTTGGAATCGCGGCCGCGAATTCGGCATCGGCTACGCTCAGATCGATCTCGCAACCGGCCGCTTGCTGACCGAACCCCAAAGCGCAATCCAACCGGATCGCGTCGATTATGCGATGAACCCTGATGGCACACCCACCATGGAACCAGGCTACGATGGTCGCCCCGTCCGGAAGGTCGCGAAATATTACGGCTGGGACAGCATCGGCATCGAGGGCGCCTACGTGATCAAACGCAACGGCACTTACTACCTGTTCTACTCTTCGTGGACCCGCGGCTACGAGATCGGCTATGCCACGGCACCCGCCGTCACTGGCCCTTGGGCCAAACACCCCGAGCCCTTCTACGGCGAGCAGAGCGAGCAAGCCTGCAGGAAAAACGGCCTGCCCTATACCGGTGATCCCGCCAGCCCTTTCAACCAGGTCGGCCACAACGAAATCTTCACCGGTCCAGACGGACGCCTGTGGCTTTCCTGCCATGGTATTCTCAAGGACCAGCCCGAGCGCCCCATGCTCGTGATTGATCCGCTCGAATTTGAATCGGATGGTCGTCTGCGTAAAAACGCCCCCAGCCATACCCCGCAGGTGATCCGGCTCAAGTGA
- a CDS encoding GNAT family N-acetyltransferase, which produces MPHPVCIKLRPAQGGDLPFLESLRLSTMWDVVERHYPWESSAQLKRIFDHLECAHIITADHLDIGLLKVHRTKSEIHLIQIQILPDYQNQGVGSSLIMTLQQESLLSGSPITLKVFKSNRACRLYQRLGFIPFAEDEHRFHLRWDPETFSADSPHLSQSLLPPEVA; this is translated from the coding sequence ATGCCTCATCCGGTGTGCATCAAACTGCGTCCTGCTCAGGGAGGCGACCTGCCATTCCTTGAATCGCTCCGCCTCTCCACCATGTGGGACGTCGTGGAGCGACACTACCCGTGGGAGTCATCGGCGCAGCTAAAGCGCATCTTTGATCACTTGGAATGCGCTCATATCATTACCGCCGATCATCTTGATATTGGATTGCTGAAGGTCCACCGGACCAAATCTGAAATCCATCTCATCCAAATTCAGATTTTGCCCGACTACCAAAACCAGGGTGTCGGCAGCTCACTGATTATGACGCTGCAACAGGAGTCCCTTCTCTCTGGCAGCCCGATAACCCTTAAGGTATTCAAAAGCAACCGTGCCTGCCGACTCTACCAGCGCTTGGGCTTCATCCCCTTCGCCGAGGACGAGCATCGGTTCCACCTGCGCTGGGATCCCGAGACCTTTTCGGCCGATTCACCACATCTTTCTCAATCTCTTCTCCCCCCTGAGGTCGCATGA
- a CDS encoding family 43 glycosylhydrolase, with translation MNSIAAMIHRGWFCLALTLSAGLGAVHASPAKIESQWQPDQGDGTFRNPILAGHWHDPTVLRVNADYYMTHCEHDSRGPIIWHSRDLVNWRPLVRIESLAGLGNIWATDFIHHDGTYYLYAPLMLPNGPDGRLRFSNYVVTAKHPQGPWSQPVDLGFGGIDPGHVVDRDGRRYIYVNEGKVVPLSPDGLRATGELTKVYDGWPIPKDWVVECECLESPKLFWRGEYCYMVSAMGGTAGPSTSHLIVVARARSALGPWENSPHNPMLRTSRRDEPWWSQGHGTLIDATDGSWWVMYHAIQNGRRSLGRNTLLLPVTWTDDGWPVIPEGINPQDTLRKPPGENVGHGMALSDDFASSDVGIQWDPLEPVPDFASRYVSGGGLLRMQAKGVSVADAARLTVLPANRSFEVQVCLEVPTGAEAGLTILSGDTAGPGLALHGDGKLYHPRRGKPQAPGNFAGQRVWLKIRNLDHDVSLYHSTDGRNWEKFAWGASLSSEATARVALYAFGEGEARFHSFRYRGLP, from the coding sequence ATGAATAGCATTGCTGCTATGATCCACCGCGGCTGGTTTTGCTTGGCGCTGACCCTGTCTGCGGGCTTGGGCGCCGTTCACGCTTCTCCCGCGAAAATCGAGAGCCAATGGCAGCCGGATCAGGGGGACGGAACCTTCCGGAATCCCATCCTGGCCGGACATTGGCACGACCCCACGGTGCTGCGCGTCAACGCGGACTATTACATGACGCACTGTGAACATGATTCGCGCGGCCCGATCATCTGGCACAGCCGCGATCTGGTTAACTGGCGTCCGCTCGTGCGCATCGAATCACTGGCCGGACTAGGCAACATCTGGGCCACTGATTTCATCCATCACGACGGCACCTATTACCTTTACGCGCCGCTCATGTTGCCCAACGGACCTGACGGTCGCCTGCGCTTCAGCAACTACGTGGTCACCGCCAAACACCCACAGGGCCCGTGGAGCCAGCCCGTCGACCTCGGTTTCGGCGGCATCGACCCCGGCCACGTCGTCGACCGCGACGGCCGTCGCTACATCTACGTCAACGAAGGCAAGGTCGTGCCGCTTTCCCCCGATGGGCTGCGGGCAACGGGCGAGCTCACCAAGGTCTATGACGGTTGGCCGATCCCGAAAGACTGGGTCGTCGAGTGCGAATGCCTCGAGAGTCCCAAGCTGTTCTGGCGGGGCGAATACTGTTACATGGTCTCTGCCATGGGCGGCACCGCCGGTCCGTCCACCAGCCACCTGATCGTGGTCGCACGCGCACGTTCAGCGCTTGGTCCTTGGGAAAACTCCCCGCACAATCCGATGCTCCGCACCTCCCGGCGCGACGAGCCATGGTGGTCGCAGGGCCACGGCACCCTGATCGATGCCACCGACGGTTCGTGGTGGGTCATGTATCACGCGATCCAAAACGGCCGCCGCTCGCTCGGGCGCAACACTTTGCTCCTACCGGTAACCTGGACCGATGACGGCTGGCCGGTGATCCCTGAAGGCATCAATCCGCAGGACACCCTGCGCAAGCCTCCCGGCGAAAACGTCGGCCACGGCATGGCGCTCAGCGACGATTTCGCGTCTTCGGATGTCGGCATCCAATGGGACCCCTTGGAACCTGTGCCGGACTTCGCCAGCCGTTATGTTTCCGGCGGCGGATTGCTGCGAATGCAAGCCAAGGGAGTATCCGTGGCAGATGCTGCCCGTCTCACCGTCCTGCCTGCCAACCGCAGTTTCGAAGTGCAGGTATGCCTCGAAGTGCCGACTGGCGCCGAAGCTGGCCTTACGATCCTCTCCGGCGACACGGCCGGCCCAGGTCTTGCTCTTCACGGCGACGGCAAGCTCTACCACCCACGTCGCGGCAAGCCGCAGGCCCCAGGCAACTTTGCTGGGCAGCGAGTCTGGCTGAAGATCCGCAACCTGGACCACGATGTGTCTCTTTATCACAGCACAGATGGCCGGAACTGGGAGAAGTTCGCTTGGGGTGCTTCACTCTCCTCCGAGGCGACCGCTCGCGTCGCGCTCTACGCCTTTGGCGAGGGTGAGGCTCGTTTTCACTCCTTCCGCTACCGCGGCCTGCCCTGA
- a CDS encoding SLC5 family protein produces MNPLFVQLSIVALYLIGITLYGLHVGKKEAGTKEGYFLGGRSFSWLLIGFSLFATNINSASVIGESGLASKIGLAASNNELIGGVMLGISAIFFIPLYLRNRLYTIPEFLEKRFNRVAKLFFSFNFVVQSILATPIGFYAGGLAVLHIFGLDPKYLLLVCVIMGISIGLYSVFGGLASIVYTDRVQASLLIVGCLVITIVGLQQIGGPRALYENLGPHYFEFLRPADDPHMPWTTLPGIALHSAFFAFCSVAVLQRALGARSVHDAKMGMLLGSFLKIVTVFMLAIPGMIAAKLYPGAGDSAIPVLVRELLPSLGFLGLVLSGLVLSGLISAVMSSADAGVCAISSVIALDIYPSCTRKAVNEARALFVGKLAAASIMVYGTFAAPYYGQLGPIYLMILQVGGFMLLPVGTCFILGRFSRRVNEQGAVATLAIGLVVSVAYIVGTKTPWGQTLMPDFFVQAHFYKVYPFFFLFYVAFLYGVSLLFPAPGADKLAVLEAGPVAQLAPEIPHPWYATFRFWWIIFLGCVLTLYAIF; encoded by the coding sequence ATGAATCCCCTCTTCGTTCAGCTCAGCATCGTCGCGCTCTACCTAATCGGCATCACCCTCTACGGCCTGCATGTGGGCAAGAAGGAAGCCGGGACGAAAGAAGGCTATTTTCTGGGCGGTCGGTCCTTCAGCTGGTTGCTGATCGGGTTCTCGCTGTTTGCCACAAACATTAATAGCGCCTCCGTGATCGGCGAGTCGGGCCTCGCCAGCAAGATCGGCCTCGCAGCATCTAACAACGAATTGATCGGCGGCGTCATGCTTGGCATCTCAGCGATCTTCTTCATCCCGCTTTATCTTCGCAACCGACTTTACACCATCCCTGAATTTCTCGAGAAACGCTTCAACCGAGTAGCGAAGTTGTTTTTCAGTTTCAACTTCGTGGTCCAGAGCATTCTCGCCACGCCTATCGGATTTTACGCCGGTGGGCTTGCGGTTCTGCACATCTTCGGTCTCGACCCTAAATACCTGCTCCTAGTTTGCGTTATCATGGGAATCAGTATCGGCCTGTATTCCGTTTTCGGCGGCCTTGCGTCTATTGTCTATACTGATCGCGTGCAGGCGAGCCTGCTCATCGTAGGTTGCCTCGTGATCACCATCGTCGGCTTGCAGCAAATAGGCGGGCCGCGCGCTTTGTATGAAAACCTGGGCCCCCATTATTTTGAGTTTCTCCGGCCAGCCGACGACCCACATATGCCTTGGACCACACTCCCGGGAATAGCCTTACACTCGGCGTTTTTTGCGTTTTGCAGTGTTGCTGTGCTCCAGCGCGCGCTCGGCGCCCGCAGCGTGCACGACGCCAAGATGGGCATGCTGCTGGGTTCGTTCCTCAAGATCGTTACCGTCTTCATGCTCGCCATTCCTGGAATGATCGCGGCGAAACTCTATCCCGGAGCCGGCGATAGCGCAATACCTGTGCTGGTCCGCGAATTGCTCCCCAGCCTCGGGTTCTTGGGGCTGGTTCTCTCCGGTCTCGTGCTCTCCGGTCTGATCTCGGCGGTGATGTCGAGCGCCGATGCGGGAGTGTGCGCCATCAGCTCCGTGATCGCGCTCGACATCTACCCCTCCTGCACGCGAAAGGCGGTGAACGAAGCCCGCGCGCTGTTCGTCGGAAAACTCGCCGCTGCCTCGATCATGGTCTACGGCACTTTCGCCGCGCCGTATTACGGCCAGTTGGGCCCGATTTACCTCATGATCCTACAAGTGGGCGGTTTCATGCTGCTCCCGGTAGGCACCTGCTTCATCCTCGGACGCTTCTCCCGCCGGGTGAACGAGCAGGGGGCGGTAGCAACCCTGGCGATCGGCCTGGTGGTGAGCGTGGCCTATATCGTCGGGACCAAAACTCCGTGGGGCCAAACGCTGATGCCGGATTTTTTCGTGCAGGCGCACTTCTACAAGGTTTACCCGTTTTTCTTCCTGTTTTACGTGGCCTTCCTTTACGGCGTGAGCCTCCTCTTCCCCGCCCCGGGCGCCGACAAGCTCGCCGTGCTCGAGGCCGGTCCGGTCGCGCAGCTAGCCCCGGAAATCCCGCATCCTTGGTATGCAACCTTTCGGTTCTGGTGGATCATATTCCTCGGGTGCGTGCTCACGCTCTATGCCATTTTCTAA
- a CDS encoding family 16 glycoside hydrolase, whose amino-acid sequence MHPLRHIILLCASIHLGLADEASWQQLFNRADLTGWNIIGPAELAPIVVERGEIVLRQRRNTPEHTFLVTQQRYGDFILEVELLAEGTFNTGILLRCEPAPTAAKVRLNGYQVKIDPTSRAWTGGIFDDYGADWKWLHDLKNDARARGAFRMGEWSRFRIECLGQTIKVWVNDVPVTHLIDERYRIGTIAFKIHSIGDAPEVGRDALRLRNVRIMTADLASHARPTPLAARRAPPVPDANDGDILLPPGFRATIVADNLMAGRDGDTLRFLALEAKPNGDLYAISRKGGIFGLRDTDGDGRADIIREFGSGGGTGLAVRNGYLYYSSASAVYRYKLTPGELVPSDPPQLVAQLPAQTAHNAKAFAFDPAGNLFVNVGSPLNVSATNDRMPGARGVDPTELQTRHGGIWRFKSDGLNQDQIKDGYRYASGLRHVLSLAWHPVKQAFFAVQMGRDQLDTVAPHYFTAHDNAELPAEEMHLLRDQIELGWPSTYWDPLRHQRMLAPEFGGDGRLTAEPGKFPDPVVAFPAHWAPMQMAINITQHFPNHYLNGAFIAFHGSWNRGPEPQRGYVVAFVPFGPDGMPRGGYEVFADGFAGVDPLKRPADARFRPAGLAFGFDGTLYIGDSEKGRIWRISYTGERARPREAVAKPLAMPTAPPALLSAEDALNAAAYKLYCAACHMDDGSGVSGMQPAIAGSKIIAGDPETLIRLVLAGPAAVLPPDRPKYSNLMPPWAALPDEEIAAALSHVRRVFAPNAGAISAAQVAAMRSIEQPAPAVAQPMAK is encoded by the coding sequence ATGCACCCCCTGCGTCACATCATCCTGCTCTGCGCCTCCATCCACCTCGGGCTGGCCGATGAAGCATCCTGGCAGCAACTTTTCAATCGGGCCGATCTTACCGGCTGGAATATCATCGGCCCGGCCGAATTGGCTCCGATCGTGGTTGAGCGTGGCGAGATCGTCCTGCGGCAGCGCCGGAATACGCCAGAGCACACGTTCCTCGTCACTCAGCAACGCTACGGTGACTTTATCCTGGAGGTGGAGCTGCTCGCGGAAGGAACCTTCAACACCGGCATCCTGCTGCGCTGCGAACCCGCCCCGACCGCGGCCAAGGTCCGGCTCAATGGCTATCAGGTGAAGATCGATCCCACGTCCCGCGCCTGGACCGGAGGCATCTTTGACGACTACGGCGCCGACTGGAAATGGCTCCACGACCTCAAGAACGACGCACGGGCCCGCGGCGCCTTTCGCATGGGAGAATGGTCCCGGTTCCGGATCGAGTGCCTCGGCCAGACCATCAAGGTCTGGGTCAACGACGTGCCCGTCACGCACCTCATCGACGAGCGCTATCGCATTGGCACGATTGCCTTCAAGATTCACTCCATCGGCGACGCTCCCGAGGTTGGCCGGGACGCGCTGCGCCTGCGCAATGTTCGCATCATGACCGCCGATCTTGCCAGTCACGCACGGCCCACACCGCTCGCCGCCCGGCGGGCCCCGCCCGTGCCCGACGCCAATGACGGTGACATCCTCCTCCCTCCCGGCTTCCGCGCCACGATCGTGGCGGACAACCTGATGGCCGGGCGTGACGGCGACACCCTTCGCTTCCTTGCCCTGGAGGCGAAGCCCAACGGCGATCTTTATGCCATCTCGCGGAAGGGCGGCATATTCGGCCTGCGTGACACCGACGGTGACGGGCGGGCCGACATCATCCGGGAGTTCGGTTCCGGCGGCGGCACCGGCCTGGCCGTGCGCAACGGCTACCTCTACTACTCCAGCGCGTCCGCTGTCTACCGCTACAAACTCACGCCCGGCGAGCTCGTGCCCTCCGACCCACCCCAGCTCGTGGCCCAGCTCCCCGCCCAGACGGCACACAACGCCAAGGCCTTTGCCTTCGATCCCGCCGGCAACCTGTTCGTCAATGTGGGTTCCCCCTTGAATGTCTCCGCCACCAACGACCGGATGCCGGGAGCCCGGGGCGTTGATCCGACCGAACTGCAAACCCGCCACGGTGGGATCTGGCGATTCAAGAGCGATGGCCTGAACCAGGATCAGATCAAGGACGGCTACCGCTACGCCAGCGGGCTGCGACATGTGCTCTCGCTGGCCTGGCATCCGGTGAAGCAGGCATTCTTTGCCGTCCAGATGGGCCGTGACCAGCTCGATACCGTTGCCCCTCACTATTTCACCGCGCACGACAATGCCGAGCTGCCCGCCGAGGAAATGCACCTGCTGCGGGACCAAATCGAACTTGGCTGGCCCTCCACCTACTGGGATCCCTTGCGCCACCAACGAATGCTCGCCCCCGAGTTTGGCGGCGACGGTCGGCTGACCGCCGAGCCTGGCAAATTTCCCGATCCGGTTGTCGCCTTTCCCGCCCACTGGGCGCCGATGCAAATGGCGATCAACATCACCCAGCACTTCCCCAATCACTACCTCAACGGTGCCTTCATCGCCTTCCACGGTTCGTGGAATCGCGGCCCCGAACCGCAGCGCGGCTACGTGGTCGCCTTCGTCCCTTTCGGCCCGGACGGAATGCCCCGAGGCGGATACGAAGTCTTCGCCGACGGTTTCGCCGGGGTTGACCCGCTTAAGCGCCCCGCCGACGCGCGGTTTCGACCCGCTGGGCTTGCCTTTGGATTCGATGGCACGCTTTACATCGGCGACTCCGAAAAGGGCCGGATCTGGCGGATATCCTACACGGGGGAGCGAGCCAGACCCCGCGAAGCTGTCGCAAAACCACTAGCCATGCCGACGGCGCCCCCCGCACTATTGTCGGCGGAGGATGCACTCAACGCCGCCGCATATAAGCTCTACTGTGCCGCCTGCCACATGGACGACGGCAGCGGGGTCAGCGGAATGCAGCCGGCCATCGCAGGCAGCAAGATCATCGCCGGCGACCCGGAAACATTGATCCGCCTCGTGCTTGCCGGCCCCGCCGCGGTGTTGCCTCCTGATCGCCCGAAATACTCCAACCTGATGCCTCCTTGGGCGGCCCTGCCCGATGAGGAAATTGCGGCCGCTCTCTCGCATGTGCGCCGTGTCTTCGCGCCGAACGCTGGCGCCATTTCCGCCGCGCAGGTCGCCGCCATGCGCTCCATCGAGCAACCGGCGCCAGCGGTTGCTCAACCCATGGCGAAATGA
- a CDS encoding glycoside hydrolase family 27 protein, whose translation MNFLKQVAQTPPMGWNSFDCYGSAVTEAEFRANVDFMSDHLKRSGWEYAVVDFCWSHPAPGACHNPHQGPGFSPMLRTDRWGRLLPATERFPSAAGEAGFKPLADYVHSKGLKFGIHVMRGIPRQVVHEDMQICGGRYRAREAANPDSTCNWLNHMVGVRASEPAGQAYYDSLFELYASWGVDFVKVDDILADGNFDSEGPYHETEIEAVARAIDRCGRPMVLSLSPGDAPKSAAAHVGQFASMWRVSADFWDDWRRLKRQFDLCHWWTPHRKAGGWPDADMLPIGRLSKRGPKGPERDSWFTRDEHYTLLTLWSIFQSPLMMGGCLTDLDSFTLGLLTNDEVLAVNQRGNDGRQLLRAGDFIVWTARSAEGESRYIALFNVGDAGMKVRFEPAKHGLSGTKARDLWAQCDVVLKDGVIERELAPHGCALLRLSA comes from the coding sequence ATGAATTTCTTAAAGCAAGTCGCCCAAACTCCACCGATGGGTTGGAACAGTTTTGATTGCTACGGCTCAGCTGTCACGGAGGCGGAATTCCGGGCGAATGTGGATTTCATGTCCGACCACTTGAAGCGTAGCGGATGGGAGTACGCCGTGGTGGATTTTTGCTGGTCCCATCCCGCCCCTGGTGCCTGCCACAATCCGCACCAAGGTCCGGGCTTCTCGCCGATGCTGCGCACGGACCGGTGGGGGCGGTTACTCCCGGCCACTGAGCGTTTCCCTTCGGCAGCCGGTGAAGCGGGCTTCAAGCCGTTGGCTGATTACGTTCACTCAAAAGGACTGAAGTTTGGCATCCATGTGATGCGTGGTATTCCGCGGCAAGTTGTCCATGAAGACATGCAGATCTGCGGTGGGCGCTATCGTGCTCGTGAGGCGGCTAATCCCGACAGCACTTGCAACTGGCTCAATCATATGGTCGGAGTCCGTGCGAGCGAGCCGGCGGGTCAGGCCTACTACGATTCACTCTTCGAACTCTATGCCTCATGGGGGGTCGATTTCGTGAAGGTCGACGACATCCTCGCAGACGGCAATTTTGACTCCGAAGGACCGTATCACGAAACGGAGATCGAGGCGGTTGCACGCGCGATCGACCGATGCGGGCGACCCATGGTTCTGAGCTTGTCGCCTGGCGACGCCCCCAAGAGCGCGGCTGCCCATGTCGGGCAGTTCGCCAGCATGTGGCGGGTCTCCGCGGACTTCTGGGACGACTGGCGCCGGTTGAAGCGGCAGTTCGACCTCTGTCATTGGTGGACCCCTCACCGCAAGGCGGGCGGCTGGCCCGATGCAGACATGCTTCCCATCGGCCGCCTATCAAAGCGTGGACCGAAGGGGCCGGAGCGGGACAGCTGGTTCACGAGGGACGAGCACTACACTTTGCTGACCCTGTGGAGCATTTTTCAGTCACCGCTCATGATGGGCGGCTGTCTGACGGATCTGGATTCGTTCACCTTGGGCTTGCTGACTAACGACGAGGTGCTGGCGGTCAACCAGCGGGGCAATGACGGAAGGCAATTGCTGCGTGCAGGTGACTTCATCGTATGGACCGCCCGTTCAGCCGAAGGGGAAAGCCGTTACATCGCACTTTTCAACGTTGGGGATGCCGGGATGAAGGTGCGTTTCGAGCCAGCCAAGCACGGTCTGTCGGGAACAAAAGCGCGCGACCTGTGGGCCCAGTGCGACGTTGTGTTGAAGGATGGTGTGATTGAGCGAGAGCTGGCCCCGCATGGTTGTGCATTGCTGCGTTTGAGCGCCTAG
- a CDS encoding aldo/keto reductase, whose protein sequence is MSISPPLSPLPGTTLQVSRLCLGTALLGVRQSESEAHRLLDAYLDLGGNFIDTARVYSDWVPNESGRAERILGDWMRDRPGVRSRIVLATKGLHPPLSAPHQSRVNLREARRDIEASLRALRCECVELYWLHRDDPAVPVEEIVEFMQGFIREGKIRYLGASNWSMNRLAAANAYANRHGFAPFIANQILFHAGCWTLPPARDPSMTRIDLDYHRWHSRSGLSLVPYSTQAQGFFSRPCVGVPTATATNMQLVPLLNSLARTHRVSVNAVVLGYALRQPFPVFPVIGPNTPEQLADSWTALGMQWDLSELTAINEANGSGLTS, encoded by the coding sequence ATGAGCATAAGTCCGCCTCTGTCCCCGTTGCCTGGCACGACTCTACAGGTCAGCCGACTCTGCCTGGGCACTGCACTGCTCGGAGTGCGCCAATCAGAATCAGAAGCGCACCGGCTTCTGGATGCTTACCTCGATCTCGGGGGTAACTTCATCGACACTGCCCGGGTTTACTCTGACTGGGTGCCAAACGAAAGCGGACGGGCTGAGCGTATTCTCGGCGACTGGATGCGGGATCGCCCGGGGGTCCGTTCACGAATCGTCCTTGCCACCAAAGGCCTTCATCCGCCCCTTTCGGCCCCCCATCAAAGTCGCGTAAACCTGCGCGAAGCCCGCCGCGACATCGAGGCCAGCTTGCGGGCACTCCGTTGTGAATGCGTCGAGCTTTACTGGTTGCATCGCGACGACCCCGCCGTCCCGGTTGAGGAAATCGTCGAGTTCATGCAGGGGTTCATCCGTGAAGGAAAGATCCGATACCTGGGAGCTTCGAACTGGAGTATGAACCGTCTGGCCGCCGCCAATGCCTATGCCAACCGTCATGGGTTCGCCCCCTTCATCGCCAACCAAATTCTGTTCCACGCTGGATGTTGGACACTTCCTCCCGCGCGAGACCCAAGCATGACCCGGATCGATCTCGACTACCACCGCTGGCACTCCCGGTCAGGCTTGTCGTTAGTCCCTTACTCCACCCAGGCACAGGGGTTCTTCTCCCGCCCCTGCGTCGGTGTGCCGACCGCCACCGCCACCAACATGCAGCTGGTCCCGCTGTTGAATTCTCTGGCCCGGACACACCGTGTGTCGGTCAACGCCGTCGTCTTGGGTTATGCATTGCGCCAACCCTTTCCCGTGTTCCCGGTCATCGGGCCCAATACTCCCGAGCAACTGGCAGACAGCTGGACCGCGCTGGGTATGCAGTGGGATCTGTCGGAACTGACCGCCATCAACGAAGCCAACGGCTCGGGTCTCACTTCTTGA
- a CDS encoding alpha-glucosidase/alpha-galactosidase, giving the protein MSFRIAFIGAGSIGFTRKLVADLLAVPEFAGVELAFTDINRRNLAMVAELCRRDIAHNGLNTRIISTTDRREALCGARYVFCVVRIGGLEAFQHDVDIPLKYGVDQCVGDTLCAGGIMYAQRGIAALLDFCRDIREVAAPGCILFNYANPMAMMTWACNQYGGVRTIGLCHGVQNGVRDIALAFGLPKHELDVICAGINHQTWYLSVKHRDRDLVPEMLAAFERHPVLRETEKVRIDMMRRFGFFSTESNGHLSEYVPWYRKRPGEIRRWIDLRHWINGETGGYLRVCTEGRDWFTQEFGKGAAGHKPLPYGADQRTPEHGSYIIEGLETGRTYRGHFNVRNNGVISNLPDDAIIEAPGYVDRNGISMPQVGALPLGCAAVCNASISVQRLAVEAAVKGDDTLLRQAFLLDPLVGAVCNPPEVWQMVDEMLVAGANWLPQYKSAIALARRRLAKGPMIRTNGTKGAARLRVRSSRELARIQGNPRQGH; this is encoded by the coding sequence ATGTCCTTCCGCATCGCGTTCATCGGAGCTGGTTCCATTGGCTTCACCCGCAAACTTGTCGCCGACCTGCTCGCCGTTCCAGAATTTGCCGGCGTCGAACTCGCCTTCACCGACATCAACCGTCGCAATCTGGCCATGGTGGCCGAGCTCTGCCGGCGCGACATCGCGCACAACGGTCTGAATACCCGGATTATCTCGACCACGGACCGTCGCGAAGCCCTGTGTGGAGCCCGCTACGTTTTTTGCGTCGTCCGCATCGGCGGACTGGAAGCCTTCCAACACGATGTCGATATCCCGCTGAAATACGGAGTCGACCAGTGCGTCGGTGACACCCTTTGCGCCGGCGGCATCATGTATGCCCAACGCGGCATTGCCGCGCTGCTCGACTTCTGTCGCGACATCCGCGAAGTCGCGGCTCCCGGCTGCATCCTGTTCAACTACGCCAACCCGATGGCAATGATGACCTGGGCCTGCAACCAATACGGTGGCGTTCGCACGATTGGCCTTTGCCATGGGGTGCAAAATGGCGTCCGCGACATCGCCCTGGCGTTCGGTCTGCCCAAGCACGAACTCGATGTCATCTGCGCCGGCATCAACCACCAGACCTGGTATCTGTCGGTCAAACACCGTGACCGAGACCTTGTGCCCGAGATGCTCGCCGCTTTTGAACGCCATCCCGTCCTGCGCGAGACCGAGAAGGTGCGAATCGACATGATGCGCCGGTTCGGGTTTTTCAGCACAGAATCCAACGGCCACCTCAGCGAATACGTGCCGTGGTATCGCAAGCGTCCGGGCGAGATCCGCCGCTGGATTGATTTGCGCCACTGGATCAACGGTGAAACCGGTGGCTACCTGCGGGTCTGTACCGAAGGCCGCGACTGGTTCACCCAGGAGTTTGGCAAAGGTGCCGCCGGGCACAAGCCCCTGCCCTACGGGGCCGACCAGCGCACCCCGGAGCATGGTTCCTACATCATCGAAGGACTCGAGACCGGACGTACCTACCGCGGCCACTTCAACGTCCGCAACAATGGCGTCATTTCCAACCTGCCTGACGACGCCATCATCGAGGCGCCCGGCTATGTGGACCGCAACGGCATCTCGATGCCGCAGGTCGGCGCCCTGCCTCTCGGCTGTGCGGCCGTCTGTAACGCCAGCATCTCCGTCCAGCGACTCGCCGTCGAGGCTGCCGTCAAAGGCGACGATACCTTGCTCCGCCAAGCCTTCCTGCTCGATCCGCTCGTCGGCGCCGTTTGCAATCCACCGGAAGTCTGGCAGATGGTCGACGAAATGCTCGTGGCCGGTGCCAATTGGCTGCCGCAATACAAATCGGCGATCGCCTTGGCCAGGCGCCGCTTGGCCAAGGGGCCGATGATCAGGACAAACGGAACCAAGGGAGCCGCCCGCCTGCGCGTGCGCTCTTCGCGCGAGCTGGCGCGAATCCAAGGCAATCCGCGTCAGGGGCACTAA